TTGTTATTTTGCTCATATATGTAAAAGTcaacaaagattataagaaacAATAGATATTATAAGAAAGATAGTTCAAATTATTGAAATGCAAAGTCTGAAGTTGAAAAACTGAGCATTGTCTTTAACTTAACCAAAAAAGTACTTAAACagcagaaaattttaaaaaaccaaCTCAGTACTTAAACTGCATCTGTGAGCAGAGGCTCTAATTCTCACATCTTGGGCGTTTAGCTGTCTCTGGATCAGCACTGCTACACGCCCGCTTACTCTCCTCATCTGCAGTGTCTCCACCGCCTTTATGAGGTTCACAGACGGCGTCTCCAGACTGCGTTGCTCCCTCGGACATTGCAGCAATGTCATTTCCAACTGAAACTTCCGTGGGTGATGGTGTGTCTAGAGAGAGGATCTTGGTGACAGTTATCGCTCGAGTATTGCCTGAGAAATTGTGGTCAGTAACTTTCACACAGAACTTATGTGTCTGTCCGATGGTGCTGATTAGAGCTTCCGGGACAGGCACCTCATGATCAGCTCCTTCGCTTTTATTAGCCTTACATTCAAGTTTAATAGTGTCAGTTTAAATAACTTGGGAGTTAAGCAAcggaaaaatttaaaaaatcatttgagATTATAAACTGGTGCTAGTTACCTCAAAGTAGCTGCTCGGATGCATGCCTCCCAGTCAACTCCCGACCAGCATCTCCAAGTAAGACAAAGAAAGCTTGTTCACTGTTGTCATAAACAGAAATCTTAGCCCGATACCTGTTGTGAAAGAATAAGAAACTAAcgtcaaaaattcaaaaattgaaaattaatacTATTGAAACCATAACTGCATATTAAGGCGAGGTAACATACTCTGGAACGCCAGTTGTGTTAACCTTCTGACATTTTGTGTTTGTACGAATCAACGAACTTGGGCCGTTGGTAGCCTTAGAATGGCACCCACTGCATGCAATGTAGTACCAAGGAGAGCCATGAACAACATCATCAATAGTAGCCGTGCACTCAAAAAAGGCACCCTGCGAAAGTTCATAAGCATGAGATTAAAATATATCAGTGTTTAAAAAGAGTAAGTAATACAGCTTTACTTTTACCTTTGCAGATTCCTGAGTCATATAGGAGAATATTTCTGCTATAGACAGTGTCTCACGCTTCGTGATGACGTCTGCGCAAACTTGGTTAGCAATCTCTGGGTTAGAGCCCAGcctgaaacaaaataaaaagtagtGCGTCAGTCAATCACTGCTATAAGTGTAAGTCTACACATCAGATGAATCTGTATAGAAGAGATGCTTAAGACGAATATACATACCAGGTGAAATAATCCCTGGTTGGTTGGACATCATAGTCCATGAAGACCCGTGTGGGGGACATAGAGGATAGGGCAAGGGTTCCTGTTCAATAATGTAAGAATCATTAAAAAGGATTGAGTGGAAATTAGCAACCATTGATAAAGAAGCAAACGTTTTAAGGATAGTAAATAATTACCTCCGAGACGTTTAGTGTTAACAGTTGTGACCAAAAGCACTGTCGGAATGTTTTCACAGGAGTTGAATTTCCTGCAAAAGTCTGTTGCAGCCTGGTCCCAAAGGTAGAGCTTCAGCACAGGTCCACTGCAAAAATAAACTCATAGGTATTTAAGAACTACCGGGAGATGATTACTTGAAATAAAAGAACACACTTACTCATGCGACTGCACATGAATCACAATATGCCGAGTGGTAGCAATCTTAACATCGTCAAGGCTGGGACGCTCAATAAGAGTCTGTCCATCGACCAGCTTCATGTGGCCAATAACATCTATAACATTTACACGAAGAGTTAGTTATATGGCTAATAAAACTTTAGAAACCAAATATTTGAACTACTTATTTAACccttaaaatatagatttcttTACCTAAGCAAGAGGCTAGACTAAAAACTACAGACAAAGTAATGTAACTGAGAGATGATTTCTAAAACTAATATGCTTACCGTAGAGGTCACCTTTGAGATCACAGTTGGCTTCAAAATCTTCGTGTGAATGAAACCTGAAACGGTCTTCATCAAAAGAGATGGGAATCTCGTGAAGAACCGACATTTCAGAGTTCCATGCGAAAGACACGGTTGCGACATGATCAGCAACCCGATACACCGGTTTGTTTTTCGATCCGTAGAAATTGATGAGCTTGTAAACTGATCCGCGTTTCATATCTAGCAAGTACTTCTTAATTCGCCCCGGTGGGATGAATCCTTGAATAACAGTTCCCTGAAATAACAGATCACGAAAGGAGAATGAAACCTCAGAACTAAAAAGATACGAAACAAACACATATAAACGAACCAACTTCAGAATTAAAACagacacaaaacaaaacactaCTTTAACTAATTAATCAAGCGTATGAGAGACGTCTAAAATAATCATCGATAGATACGAAACAAAACACTAACTAATGAAACTAATGAATCAAGCGTATAACAGACGTTTAAAATAACAATCGACAGACGTCTAAAATAACAATCGAAACCCTAGCCTATCAAAAACTCTCGGGAAGATAGATCTCACGATCTGGAAACTATCATTGAAGAATCGGCTAACCTGTTCGTCGATGAGGAGCATTTCGAGGCCAATCAGTGTCTTCTTCACCGGGTTCCGAGCCTCCCAGAAATGGATGAGTCGGAAGCGTAGTTGAGCTTCATGGGGACCTAGAGAGACATCCTTGAAGGACATGAATTGTTCATCAGAGTCGGAGGAGACATGCGACTTCCCATTTCGCTTCATCGCCATGGATCGAGTTTCGGGTGGTTCTAGGGTTTTGGTGTGAATATAAAAAGATCAATATATAAAGAAGGATGAAGAAGGGGAGGTGAAACGAAATCATAAAAGAGGTATTCATTGTGTTGGTTTTGCTCGATTAAATCTCGGCTTCTCGGCTCTGCGATCGGAGAAAACGAAAACGTAAACATAGAGCCGATGAAAAGACGAAGAGGCAGAGACGATAAGCGTCGACGAAGACTCCGAGGTTTCTTTTGTGTTCATGGTTCGACACAAAACTCTAATAAAGCCCAATAACCTCAACGGATGAAGCCCACCACGATCGAACAAAACAACACCGCGAGCGTCTGACGTGTAAAAAAGCTTGTCTTTGATTGGTTCGAATATAAACGCTGACGTGGCACGCTCCATGCACTCCTTATTCGGCTTTTAGTAGTGttagattatataatataacatataaaacccaaatatatttatagttacGATCCAGTTTGTTTAGGTGTGTGACCCTGtaggatcatataatattagtaatgaattctcaattcataaattataagCGGTTTCTAGCAAAACATTATAACCACCTACTATTATACGATTGTCAATCTCGACACTACGACTTTAACAAGAGTAAGTACAAATGATTTTAGTACATTCCCAACAATGAAGACAAACTTGGGGTGGATGTTATCATCATTGGCCAACGCATGACAATCTCAGCCTCCCTTCTAGGgcatgctctctctctctctctagagatCCATTTTAGAAAAATCATGAATTGTGACATATTTGAGAATAACCATGAACTGTGACATATTTGAGAATAACCATGAACTGGCCCGCAAGCTAGAGTGGAAATGTCCCGCTTTACACATATTTTGTTGTAGAAAATTGGAAAGAAAACCTTTTGAAGTCAaggttttttttaaacatataatgATATGAGGATTGTGTACTGACAGATCTAGGAGGCCTGGAGGGTCTCTAAGAGGACCAAAAGGAGTAGACACATCAGAATATTTAATCGAGAACAGCAAATGCACCTGTGTTGGCGTACAAAAGAAAGGTGGTCAAAACGGAGGCTATGTTCTGAACACCAAGACCCACAAGAATTTTTGGCTCTTGGCATGATCCTAGTCAGTTTTATCATACTTACACCTAGCTAAAAAGacgaacaaaaaaatatgaagtttaCCAGTCATCTGCACTTGTTTCTTTCATGATCTTCAAATTCTGGCAATgaagtgttgtttttaaatgttGTTTTCCCTCCTCCGACCACAAAATGGGGGTAAAATCTGTAAATATGGAACACATAATCAGTTGACACCAATCTGAATAAACGGATGTAAGAAACTAGAGTGTCATGTCATGACTCTGGCATTAAACAACAGGGTAAGGCTACATATTAGTGCGGACTGCAGACTCATACTAACATACGCTAAACACTCCAACTCAGAAAATATTGGCCATGCAAAATGACAAACGGAAAGTCATTTCATGCACATTTTAAAAGATATCCGATAAAAAAATGttactctttttgttttgtgtatCTTTTTTCTAGAGCATCATCAGTTACTGTGCCCTGTCCACCGAAGGCTTTGGGTTATGCTTTCGGCAGCTTTTGCAATGCCAACTTCTGTAGGTCAAACAGCAAAAGTTTTATATGTGCTTCTACTAATAGAACAAAGAACACTACTGATAGCAACACTGATATAATTCGGAATTGTCAATGAGTACATATATTGTAATagacaactagattttgacccgcgcattTAAAGCACGGGAtttcttttattgattttttatttatttagaagtgtattaaaattttagtagtGAATTTTTTTCGGCAccatacattaaatattaaaatcttaGAAGCAAAATAAGTTCTTATAAATGTTATATCCTAAATCTATTATAACCGTAAAAGTTTAAATCtccaaataataattaaatttgtgaGTAAAAACCGAAACCCTGTTTAACGATGAtagatatttagtttttgggtttGTAAAACCTAAAATTTCAACAGAaactgtaaaatattttatttattgttttcttagGTCTAACTCGTGCCAAAACACGGAATCGTAATTTCAAACTAAATTTTTTCCTagaatatgaacttttattcaTGAAAATTCATTATTGAAAAGGATAAATTACACCtgagtttatatatttaatagattattttatcagataaaattttaaatgcaagatcataatattttaaaaatgtcattttaacccgtaccaaaataaaatatcagaatatttttattgaacATATTTCAAAATGTTGTTATTGATTTATTAAGTTGTGTGAATTTAATGAAATGAAATTTATCCTATTTAGGTAAGATTTAAGTTTTTGATaagttgataaatattttttatttcatcaattatacaaaataaacataattCAAATGAATACGTATATGTAATAACTATGAATTAGATTAACACTACAtggaattaattatataaaatttcctGACCCGTTATACAAAATAcattataaaatagtataaaatcaatatgatatatataatattttcaaaagtaaCAATAGAATGATTGTTACTACTGCATTTTGGTCGACGTGTGGAAATGGAACCACATGCTCATATAGCTAAATTTGTAGAGCATACAATATTCAAACTCTTGTTCAATTTTAGACTatttaagatttaatatattgacaattacttatttatttattttttaatgtttcatcTTAAGATTTTTCTACTATATCTTAATATGACAGAATTATTCTTAATTACAtatgataatttaaaactaaatttaatagCATTTTTTGTGAAATAACATCTAATATCATTGATATATTGAATAAtgcttatattttaataatatagataaattattttattataactaatgACGCAAatcttatattataataaagttTCTGCACGCTTGGATTTATATACAATGGCATCACT
The window above is part of the Brassica napus cultivar Da-Ae chromosome C8, Da-Ae, whole genome shotgun sequence genome. Proteins encoded here:
- the LOC125591650 gene encoding uncharacterized protein LOC125591650; its protein translation is MAMKRNGKSHVSSDSDEQFMSFKDVSLGPHEAQLRFRLIHFWEARNPVKKTLIGLEMLLIDEQGTVIQGFIPPGRIKKYLLDMKRGSVYKLINFYGSKNKPVYRVADHVATVSFAWNSEMSVLHEIPISFDEDRFRFHSHEDFEANCDLKGDLYGKHISFRNHLSVTLLCL
- the LOC125591845 gene encoding uncharacterized protein LOC125591845, producing MKLVDGQTLIERPSLDDVKIATTRHIVIHVQSHDGPVLKLYLWDQAATDFCRKFNSCENIPTVLLVTTVNTKRLGGTLALSSMSPTRVFMDYDVQPTRDYFTWLGSNPEIANQVCADVITKRETLSIAEIFSYMTQESAKGAFFECTATIDDVVHGSPWYYIACSGCHSKATNGPSSLIRTNTKCQKVNTTGVPEYRAKISVYDNSEQAFFVLLGDAGRELTGRHANKSEGADHEVPVPEALISTIGQTHKFCVKVTDHNFSGNTRAITVTKILSLDTPSPTEVSVGNDIAAMSEGATQSGDAVCEPHKGGGDTADEESKRACSSADPETAKRPRCEN